CATTCGCATAACGCGTTACTAGTTGCTTAGCTTCTGCAATCGAATTAGGACGTAACAAATCACAAACAAAGATAAAACTATCATCATCAATTGATCTTTGGATCGTTGCCCAAAAATCGAAAGCATCGTTTACATGATGCAAAAGTGAATTTGAGAACACGAGTTCATAACTGGATTCGGGAACGAAGCCTTGAACGAGTTCGTTTTTAAAAAACATTTTATTGTTTCTTTTTTCATCAATTAACGCAAAAAGACGCTTCTGACAAAAATTTAACATTAAATTGGAACCATCTAAGAAGGTGAAGTCTGAATTTGGAAACAGAGGGATTAGGCGTGACGACATATCGCCTGGTCCACATCCCAAATCTAAGACGGATGTTGGTGAAAATTTAAGAGGAAGTCTGTTTTGAAAATGTTTTATGATCATCGAATGCGCCGATTCAAAATCGGCATTCGCATACGATTCTATTTGGTTAGCCTCTTCCATGAGTTCAGGTTCAGGAATCCGAACCAATGTCTGCAGGTTAGTTTGTTCCCATCTTTTCATTTTGTTATGAGGTTAACTTTTTTATGAAACAAATCATTCTTTCCATTCTTTTCTTTGTCTTTTTGACAAATTGTATGCTAACGGAAGGGATAGGAATCCCTACTTATGGTGCAGTAAAAGGCTCTGAAGCAAAAAAGAGGATTTCTGATGCCATTTTCGAAGCAGAAACCACTGCATCTTCATTTTGGTTGGCCCAATCTGGAATGAAAGGTGGCCAAGGTCCTATCTCACCGTTACTTCTAGTTAATGGTTTATTAGCTAAAATTCTGTATGGTTTTATTTCAGAAATTGAAGACAATCAATCCTTTATGGAATCTTCCGTTTTACAATGTGAATCTGATATCAGAACAAAAGGA
The sequence above is a segment of the Leptospira sp. WS39.C2 genome. Coding sequences within it:
- a CDS encoding trans-aconitate 2-methyltransferase, which encodes MKRWEQTNLQTLVRIPEPELMEEANQIESYANADFESAHSMIIKHFQNRLPLKFSPTSVLDLGCGPGDMSSRLIPLFPNSDFTFLDGSNLMLNFCQKRLFALIDEKRNNKMFFKNELVQGFVPESSYELVFSNSLLHHVNDAFDFWATIQRSIDDDSFIFVCDLLRPNSIAEAKQLVTRYANDESEILKTDFYNSLLAAYRLEEINDMIQTIRMSHKLNLEIISDRHWICYTKPK
- a CDS encoding TIGR04452 family lipoprotein; amino-acid sequence: MKQIILSILFFVFLTNCMLTEGIGIPTYGAVKGSEAKKRISDAIFEAETTASSFWLAQSGMKGGQGPISPLLLVNGLLAKILYGFISEIEDNQSFMESSVLQCESDIRTKGALVLGSAYDSLTTAGGVIRDAYLLPEFASCDLEKTGKIITIEPIRF